AACCCTAGCAAAGATGCGAAGATCAAGGGCAACGAGAGGTCCAAGTATCCAGCCAAAATTATAAAGGAGTACAACTCAAACAAAGTAGCTGGTGAGCTGGATATCGAATTCTTAAAAGAACAGGGCAAGAAAGAACACGGTGCTGTGACAGAAGCACTCACAGTAGACAAGGATAAAGCTGCCAGCCGTAAGATCAGCGAACTAAATGCAAAGCTCCACAAAGAGAGCCAAAGGAAACAACAGGGTGATAAACCAACTAAGGAATTCGAAGAAGATATCAGCCCGCAAGACCCTGAAGCTGGTTCAAAAGAGGTTCATGCTGAAGCAAATCCGGAAGACGAACTAAAGGCAGCGGAAGCAAAAGCTGAAAAGAAACTCgaaaaggaagagatagaaaaagaagaaaaagagcaAAAGAAACAGAGCGAGGAGGCACAGAAAGCACAGAAAGAACAGTTTGAACAGGAGCAAACtcagaaagaaaaacaggaacaaaatgaaaagaGAGTGCTAAACAAGCCACTTGACAAGAgagttgtagaagaaagtaGACATGGACTTAATAGTGTGGTCTACATTCCAAGTAAGGAAGACGTAAAGAACAGTGGCTGGGTAGAAAAGTCAAATGGAATTTGGGTGAAATACGGTGCTCCTAGACACAACGCTGTCACAGCGATTGATATTCtctttggtgaagatgCTGTGGAACCTCGGCCCAACTGGGAATTGGTAGATAGTCCTTTGACGGGGACAGCTACACAGTCAGACTTGCCAGCATATTTGACCTATAGAAAGGGCCCCAAAGCAGACTATAGAATCAAGGAATACCAACCAGTTCTCAAGGTCAATAAGAATGGcaagttcaagattttgcaaGTTGCCGACTTGCACTTCTCCACTGGATATGGTAAATGCCGCGATCCCTCTCCAGCTCTGACTACAAAGGGTTGTCAAGCCGATCCAAGAACGTTGAAGTTCTTAGGTAGGGTTTTAGATATTGAAAAACCAGATTTCGTTATATTGACTGGAGATCAGATATTTGGCGATGCGGCACCAGATGCTGAAACCGCAGTTTTCAAGGCATTGTACCCGTTCATAAAGAGAAAGATACCGTATGCGGTGACAATGGGGAACCATGATGACGAAGGATCGTTGTCCCGTAATGAGATCATGAGTCTTTCGGCTAATTTACCATTTTCTAAGGCAGAACTAGGACCAGAAGATATTCAAGGTGTAGGCAATTACTATTTGACAGTGGAGGGTCCAGCTTCACACAATCCAGCGTTGTCGTTGTATTTCTTGGATACACATAAGTATTCGAGTAATCCTAAGATCACACCAGGCTACGACTGGATTAAAGAGAATCAGTTGAAGTGGCTAGAGGCAACCGCAGCtagtttgaagaagtccaTAGCAGCATACACCCATATTCACTTGTCTATGGCATTCTTCCACATCCCATTACCAGAATATAGAAATCTCAAGCAGCCATTCATTGGTGAAAACCGAGAGGGAGTGACTGCTCCTAGATATAATTCTAATGCTAGATCTGTACTAAGCGATATTGGCGTGAAAGTTGTCAGTGTTGGCCATGACCATTGCAACGACTACTGTTTACAAGACTTCCAGAAAAAGGATGGAGTCACCGAGTCGAAGATGTGGCTCTGTTATGGTGGAGGTTCAGGAGAGGGTGGTTACGGCGGATATGGAGGATATATCAGGAGACTTAGAGTTTTCGACATCGATACCCAGAACGGAGAAATCAAGACATGGAAAAGAGCGGAAAACGACCCTGACAAGGAAATTGACCGCCAGACCATAGTTCAAGG
This Scheffersomyces stipitis CBS 6054 chromosome 3, complete sequence DNA region includes the following protein-coding sequences:
- a CDS encoding predicted protein (go_function hydrolase activity) — protein: MIGLPRLWVRQLGYLCVFFVLAVVLLIVANSQQIIKIQDYIPSSLTPTFFQPAADHYIIDIVIRNCYGYKSKLPGCGKPVDSEGELGYLGMYGEWTKVDKDLSLGSGWVKQQYLSYKMLKADVSDTELNKVAGKDATSTINRRVILDLTVANPSKDAKIKGNERSKYPAKIIKEYNSNKVAGESDIEFLKEQGKKEHGAVTEALTVDKDKAASRKISELNAKLHKESQRKQQGDKPTKEFEEDISPQDPEAGSKEVHAEANPEDELKAAEAKAEKKLEKEEIEKEEKEQKKQSEEAQKAQKEQFEQEQTQKEKQEQNEKRVLNKPLDKRVVEESRHGLNSVVYIPSKEDVKNSGWVEKSNGIWVKYGAPRHNAVTAIDILFGEDAVEPRPNWELVDSPLTGTATQSDLPAYLTYRKGPKADYRIKEYQPVLKVNKNGKFKILQVADLHFSTGYGKCRDPSPASTTKGCQADPRTLKFLGRVLDIEKPDFVILTGDQIFGDAAPDAETAVFKALYPFIKRKIPYAVTMGNHDDEGSLSRNEIMSLSANLPFSKAELGPEDIQGVGNYYLTVEGPASHNPALSLYFLDTHKYSSNPKITPGYDWIKENQLKWLEATAASLKKSIAAYTHIHLSMAFFHIPLPEYRNLKQPFIGENREGVTAPRYNSNARSVLSDIGVKVVSVGHDHCNDYCLQDFQKKDGVTESKMWLCYGGGSGEGGYGGYGGYIRRLRVFDIDTQNGEIKTWKRAENDPDKEIDRQTIVQGGEVVNFA